ACAGTGTAAGTCCCTGCTGTTAATTCTGTGGCTGTTGCCAAGTTTTGTATTGGACTTGTATTCCAAGAATATGAATAAGGAGCGGTTCCGCCTGTTGCCAAAACGGTTGCGTTTCCATTATTTCCTCCTGAACAACTAACATTATTAGAATTAGATATTGATGAAGAAAGTCCAAGTAAGGGCTGAGTTATAGTTACTGAATGGGTGTTAAAACAACCGTTTACGTCTGTCACCGTTACCACATAAGTTCCTACTGCAAGTCCTGTCGCTTTAGCTGCGGTTTGAACTGAAATTGTGTTCCAAGAATAAGCATATGGTGCAGTGCCACCAGTTACGGAAACCGTTGCTGTGCCGTCATTTTCGCCAAAACAACTAACATTTGTTTGTACTCCTGAAATTACTATTTCGTTAGGTTGTGTTATAATTACTTGTTCCGTTTTCGAACAATTATTCTCATCTTGCACAGTAACCGTATATGTTCCTGCTTTTAATCCATTGGCTGTAGCCAAAGTTTGAACTGGATTTGTATTCCAAGAATAGGTCAAAACTCCAACTCCACCACTAGCCGTAATGGTCGCGGAACCGTTATTTCCTCCAAAACATGTCAAATTAGTTTGCGAACTTATAGCAGCAGTAAGTCCTGTTGCTGGTTGTGAAATAGTTACGGATTGATTTTTGCTGCACCCTTTGGCATCGGTAATGGTAACGGTATAAGTTCCTGCTGACAGTCCTGAACCTACGGAACTAGTCTGAACTGGAATTGTATTCCAAGAATATAAATAGGGTGCGGTTCCGCCTGTTGCCAAAATAGTGGCACTTCCTGTATTGCTTCCAAAACAGCTTACGTCAGTTTGCGCACTTATTGAAGAATCTAAAACCGCTGATGGCTGATTTATAGTTACTGACTTTGCTTTCGAACATCCTTTACTATCTGTAATTGTAACAATATAAGTTCCTGCTAATAATCCGGAAGCAGTTGCTAATGTTTGAACTGGACTTGTATTCCAAGAATATGAATAAGGAGCTGTTCCGCCTGTTGTCAAAACTGTAGCACTTCCTGTATTGCTTCCAAAACAGCTTACGTCAGTTTGCGCACTTATTGATGCATCTAGAACCATCGGTTGTGTAATAGTAATTGTTTGAGATTTTTTACAACTATTAGCATCGGTAACGGTTACTGTATATGTTCCTACTGAAAGTCCTATAGCTTTAGCTGTGGTTTGAACTGGAATTGTGTTCCAAGAATAAGCATATGGTGTAGTTCCTGCTGTGGCTGTAGCTGTGGCCGTTCCATCACTATCTCCAAAACAACTAACATTTGTTTGTGATGTTGTAATTACTATTTCGTTGGGTTGCGTTATAATTACTTGTTCCGTTTTCGAACAATTATTCTCGTCTTTCACAGTAACTGTATATGTTCCTGCTTTTAATCCATTGGCTGTAGCCAAAGTTTGAACTGGATTTGTATTCCAAGAATAAGTCAAACCTCCAACTCCACCACTAGCCGTAACGGTAGCGGAGCCATTATTACCTCCAAAACATGTCAAATTAGTTTGCGAACTTATAGCAGCAGTAAGTCCTGTTGCTGGTTGTGAAATAGTTACGGATTGATTTTTGCTACAACCTTTAGCATCGGTAATGGTAACGGTATAAGTTCCTGCAATTAATCCAACAGCGGTAGGAGATGTCTGAACTGGAATTGTATTCCAAGAATATAAATAGGGTGCTGTTCCGCCCGTGACTGAAACAGTGGCACTTCCTGTATTGCTTCCAAAACAACTTACGTTAGTTTGCGCACTTATTGAAGAATCTAAAACCGCTGATGGCTGATTTATAGTTACTGACTGTGTTTTCGAACATCCTTTACTATCTGTAATTGTAACAATATAAGTTCCTGCTAATAATACGGAAGCGGTTGCTGATGTTTGAACTGGACTTGTATTCCAAGAATAAGTATATGGTGCAGTTCCTCCTGTTGCCAAAACTGTAGCACTTCCGTTGGAACCTCCAAAACAGCTTACGTCAGTTTGCGCACTTATTGATGCATTTAGAACCATCGGTTGTGTAATCGTAATTGTTTGAGAGTTGGTACAACTACTAGCATCGGTAACGGTTACCGTATATGTTCCTTCTGCAAGTCCTGTAGCTGTTGCTGAGTTTTGAACTGGTGTAGTATCCCAAGAATAAGTATATGGTGTAGTTCCTGCTGTGGCTGTGGCTGTGGCCGTTCCATCACTTTCGCCAAAACAACTAACATTTGTTTGTGATGTTGTAATTACTATTTGTGAACTTACATTAATTATTACTATAAAAGGCATTCCTGGACAGTCTCCGCTGGATGGCGTAACTATATAAGTTGCAGTCTGGACAGCATTGGTTGGATTTGTTAATGTACCATTTATTGTTGTCTGATTTGTTCCTGATTGTCCGCCTGTAATTCCACCTGTGACAACTGGCGCTCCCCAAGAAAAAGTAGTTCCCGAAGGGATAACATTTCCTGCTGTTAAAACTGATGGAGTTATTATAAATGATGAGCTATTACAAATAGATTTAGTTTCATTTTGTATAATGGGTATTGGATTAATTGTAAATGTATTACTGATTGCAGAAGTTGTTCCGCACTCGTTTTTAACATCTAATTTAATAGAATAATTACCCGGTATAGCATAACTAACCATGGGAGGTGTAACACTTGTTGAAGTAGATGGCGTACCACCAGTAAAAGTCCATAAATATTCTAATGCTGAGTTTGGTGTTGTAGAACAACTATTAACTAAAACCGATGGAGTTATCGGGCTATTGACACAATTAGTAGCAATCGCATTTACAACTACTATTGGTGGTTGCTTTACTGTTATCGTTTGAGCTGCTGATGTAAAAGATCCGCAGGAATTAGTAGCCGTTAATGTTATCGAATATATTCCTGGATTTTCAAAACTAAAAACCGGACTAGCAGAGGTACTTGAACCACTGATATAATTGTATGATGACGTTGTCCCACAATTAGCTGCCGTATAAGTAACATCCCATAAATAAGTGGTATCACAAGAATTTGTCGTATCAGTTGTATTGGTTGTACTAACTGATAATGGGCCGCAACCGTCTGTTGTGCTTAAGGTAAATATAGGTACTGGTGGAGCTTCAACACAAATAGTTTTTACTATTTCATCAATTTCACACGAGTTTCCGGTTTTCAAGGTGATTGTATATGTTCCTGGTACACTAAAAACTGGACATATTGAATTTGTCCCAAAAGTCCATGTACTCGTATTTTCAGAACCATTATTATCACTTCCTAATGTCCCACTATTTAGTGTAAATCCTGTTAACGGAGAAATTGACCAAACTATTTTGGGATTTACACAAGATGAATTAGTTGCAGTTGCTCCTCCTGTTGATGAATCTGTAAAACATACTTGAGTATTTGTACAAACTTTAGTTTGTGGCAATGTAAAATTTGCTACTGGAGGTTCTGAAACACGAATTGGGATAACATATCCAAAAGATACATCACAAGGATTAGACGCTTTTATAGTTGCCGAAAATGAATTTTGTAGACCACTACTCGTAACTCCGCAAGAAGACTTCAAAAATGTATGAGTAATACTTGCGGGTGGTGGATGATTAAAAGTAGTTGAATCTGAACCATCATTAAATGTAATTGTATAAATAGTTCCTGGTGGATTATTTTCTGTACCAGTAATTGGAAATGTAAGTGGTGATGATATACATATATTAGTATTACCTGGATTACCAATACCTACAGCTGGATTATTACCTACAAATACTTTATATATTCTAGTTGTTACACATCCATCTTGACCAGTGACAGTATAAGTTAAGGTCCAAAGTCCAACAGAATATGTATGAGAAGTTGCTGAAAATGTTGTTGCGGTAAAATTAGGTGTGGTATCTCCCCAATCAATAACGCAATTTGTATCTGTAGAACTTGTAATTGAAGTGTTTATAAAATCAATTTGAGAAATATCATTCGTACAAACTTTAAAAATTGGAAAGCCATTAAAAGTATCAGAATCTACATTTGAATTCAAAGTAGCACCCGGACTTTTTATAGAAATAGTTTTAGTTATTGAATTTACACAACCATTAGTATTAGTTATTTTTAAAGTTACATTAAATGATTGCGTTGTGTTTCCATTTGTATTATTAAAAACATAAGAAGGATTTTGTAATACAGAAGTACTTCCATCTCCAAAATCCCAAGCATAAGTATAAGTTCCTGAACCAGTGACATTAGAATTAAACTGAACTGCAGTTCCTGAACAAGAATTATCATTCGTAAATGTAAAATTCACAACTGGTAAAGAGGAAACCGTTATAGTAGTAGAACTTGTTTGAGACTGAGTAGCTCCAGAACTATCCTTAACACTTACTAATTTATACTCAAAACTACCAACTACATTTGTTGGCGCATTCAATGTTACACTATTTCCAATAGATTGGGAAGTAATGATATCTAGTCCACCATTAATTTTGTAAGTAAACGTATACGGTGCAACTCCTCCACTTCCGGTAAAAGTTACTATTGGCTGAGTTTCATTACTACAAACAGCAGAATTACTAGTTGTTATAGTAGCCGTTGGCAATACAAAAGCACCCAATTTTATTTTCTCTACCGCTAAATAATGATAATTATTGTTTGCAATTAATATATTAACTGGAATTATTAAAATAAAAATAAGCGTATATAATTGTTTCATAATTATCTAAAATAATTTGGCTTTATTCTTTAATCTTTAAAAAAACCACACAAATATATAGCATTGGATAATCATAGCTCAACTATAAAACGACTGACTGATACGTTTTACTTTTGATTGAAAAAATATAACCAATAATTTAAAAAATAATTGCAAAGCATCATTTTTTTATAATTAGTATACAAAAAAACCGCCTATTTCATTTGAAAAAGGCGGCCATTTATTTTAAATTAAAACCTGAATTACAAAATATAATCGGTGTTAATGAAATTTGATTCTTTACTATTTAACAATTCTTGTAGAATGTTATTATTGTATTCATTATCCTTAGAAGCTACAAAAGTTCTAATTGAGAAGGAACGCAAAGCATCATGAATACTCAATGTTCCTACAGCAGAATCCTTTCTTCCTGTAAAAGGGAATACATCAGGTCCTCTTTGACAAGAACTGTTTAAGTTAACTCTACAAACTAAGTTTACTAATGTATCAATAAGTGGAGCGATAGTTTTGATGTCTTTACCAAACAAACTCACTTGTTGACCATAGTTTGATTCAGCCATATCATTCAAAGGCTCTTGAATATCTTTGAAAGTTAAAACAGGTACAACTGGTCCAAATTGCTCTTCGTGATATACACGCATGTCTTTATTTATAGGAAACAAAACAGCTGGGAAGATAAAATTATCAGAATGTTGTCCTCCTTTTGCATTAATCACTTTTGCTCCTTTACTTGTAGCATCATCAATTAATTCTTGTATGTAAGCTGGTTTCTCTTTTTCTGGTAATGGAGTAAGCATCACTCCTTTTTCCCATGGATTTCCATAAGCCAAAGCATCAACTTTAGCGGCAAAACGCTTGTTAAATTCTTCAGCAATAGATTCGTGTACGTATAAAATTTTCAATGCAGTACAACGTTGTCCATTAAAAGATAAAGAACCTGCAATACATTCTTGGATAGCCAAATCTAAATCAGCATCTGGTAAAATAATAGCTGGATTTTTTGCTTCTAATCCTAAAACTAAACGCAATCTATTTTTATTAGGGTGTTGATCTTGTAATGCAATAGCTGATTTACTATTTCCAATCAAAGCTAAAATATCAACTTTTCCTGATTTCATAACTGGCGAAGCTACTTCACGACCTCTACCATATAAGATATTAATAGCTCCTTTTGGGAAACTACTTCTGAAAGCTTCTAATAAAGGTGAAATCAATAAAACTCCGTGTTTCGCTGGTTTGAAAATTACAGGATTTCCCATGATTAATGCTGGAATAAGCAACGAAAATGTTTCATTCAATGGATAATTGTATGGTCCTAAACACAATACAACACCTAGAGGTCCTCTACGAACCATCGCATGTATTCCTTGAACTTTAGAAAAATGAGCACTACGACTGTTTAATTCTTTTAAACTTTCGATAGTATCGTAAATATATTCTACTGTTCTATCAAATTCTTTTTCTGAATCTCCTAATGATTTTCCAATTTCCCACATCAATAGTTTTACTACTTCTGCACGAGTTGTTTTCATTTGAGTTACAAAATTCTCCATACATTTAATACGGTCTACCACTTTCATGGTTGGCCATAAACCTTGTCCATTTTTAAACGCAGCATCGGCAGCAGCAACCGCTTCAAGAGCTTCCGTTTCTCCCATAAAAGGAATTGAACCTAATAAAGTAGGTTGGTAATTTTCTGTTGAAGAGATGGTAGAAAATACAGGTGTAGTTTCTCCAGTCCATTTTTTCAATTCACCGTTTACTAAATAAGTATCTTGAATAAGTAAATCGTTAATTTGATATTCTTGAGGTATTGTATTCATTTTAATATTTTATATTTTTCAAATAATTAAGTTCGGATGACGATTGTATTTAAGGAGCAACAATATCTCCATTCCATTCTATAATCCCACCTAACAAATTATAGGCGTTTTCAAAACCTAATTCATTCATGATTTCGCACGCTTTAGCACTTCTTGCTCCAGAACGGCAATACACATAATAATTTTTATTTTTATCCAATGATTCTAATTCACTAATAAAACCTTGACCCATATGAATATCAATATTTATGGCATTTTCTATAATTCCATCATTATATTCATCTTCAGTTCTCACATCAAGTATTACCGAATTTTCGTCGGCCTCGTATTGAGAAATCCAATCTTCTTGTGTTAAATTCATAGTCTATTTTTTTTGTAAAAATACAATGTTTTTGCCTAACAATACAGTTCGAATTTGTTAATTAGATAATATTTCAAAGAAAACGTTTTCGCATAATAGTAATTAACAACAAATTACGAATTTGGTAAATAACCCTCAAAATAAATCAATAAATACCTAATATTTATTGCCTAAACTATTTTTAATTCATGTTTTATGCTAATTCATTCATTAAAAAAATCAAATAAACTAATAAAATTTACCGTACTTTTACACTGATTTATTTAAAATTCAACCCTATCAAAGACTATAAAAATGCACAGTCAAATAAAGAAAATATTCCCTTCTTTTTCTAACGAATTAATTGCTGAAATTGAAGCAAATGACTCCATAAAATCTTTTGAATCTGGTAGTACAATCATGCGAACGGGTCAATATATAAAAAATACTGTTTTAGTTACTAAAGGTCAGATCAAAGTATATCGTGAAGGCGAAGATGGCGGGGAGTTTTTTATGTATTATTTACAACCAGGTCAGGCTTGTGCTATTTCAATGGTGTGTGCCACTAAAAATGAAAAAAGCCAAATTATGGCAAAAGTAGTTGAAGATGCCGAATTAATAATGGTTCCTTTATCCTTAATGGATACTTGGATGATGAAACACCGCAGCTGGTATGAATTTGTAATCCACACCTACCGCAGTCGTTTTGAAGAAGTGCTAGAAGTAATTGACAGCATAGCCTTTAGAGCAATGGATGAACGTTTAGAATTTTATTTAAAACGCCATAAAGACGCTTGTGGATGTAAAGATTTGAAATTATCTCATCAAGAAATTGCATCAGAATTGAACACCTCAAGAGAAGTTATATCCCGTTTACTCAAAAAAATGGAACAACGGAATCTACTTAAATTACACCGCAATCATATCGAACTGTTAAAATAATAGCCTGTTAGTGTGATAAAAGTTACTGTAATTTATTTTTTTACAACTGATCTTTGCAGTAAATTTTTAAACAGATGGAATATTTAGGCTATTTTGCTTCTATAATTATTGGACTTTCTCTTGGACTTGTTGGAGGTGGTGGATCCATTTTGACGATTCCTATTTTGGTTTATTTATTCAAAGTAGAGCCAGAACTGGCCACAAGTTATTCTTTATTCATAGTAGGTTCTACCGCATTATTTGGCTGTTTAAGCCATTATAAAATGGGGAATCTAAAAATCAAATCGGCGCTTTATTTTGCTATTCCTTCTGTTTTTTCAATTTTGATTATTCGAGAAGTGATTTTTCCTAAAATTACAGAAACACTCTTTTCAATTGCGAATTTTCAAGTTTCAAAAAATTTCATGAT
Above is a window of Flavobacterium sp. 123 DNA encoding:
- a CDS encoding rhodanese-like domain-containing protein, giving the protein MNLTQEDWISQYEADENSVILDVRTEDEYNDGIIENAINIDIHMGQGFISELESLDKNKNYYVYCRSGARSAKACEIMNELGFENAYNLLGGIIEWNGDIVAP
- a CDS encoding NADP-dependent glyceraldehyde-3-phosphate dehydrogenase, giving the protein MNTIPQEYQINDLLIQDTYLVNGELKKWTGETTPVFSTISSTENYQPTLLGSIPFMGETEALEAVAAADAAFKNGQGLWPTMKVVDRIKCMENFVTQMKTTRAEVVKLLMWEIGKSLGDSEKEFDRTVEYIYDTIESLKELNSRSAHFSKVQGIHAMVRRGPLGVVLCLGPYNYPLNETFSLLIPALIMGNPVIFKPAKHGVLLISPLLEAFRSSFPKGAINILYGRGREVASPVMKSGKVDILALIGNSKSAIALQDQHPNKNRLRLVLGLEAKNPAIILPDADLDLAIQECIAGSLSFNGQRCTALKILYVHESIAEEFNKRFAAKVDALAYGNPWEKGVMLTPLPEKEKPAYIQELIDDATSKGAKVINAKGGQHSDNFIFPAVLFPINKDMRVYHEEQFGPVVPVLTFKDIQEPLNDMAESNYGQQVSLFGKDIKTIAPLIDTLVNLVCRVNLNSSCQRGPDVFPFTGRKDSAVGTLSIHDALRSFSIRTFVASKDNEYNNNILQELLNSKESNFINTDYIL
- a CDS encoding PKD domain-containing protein, whose protein sequence is MKQLYTLIFILIIPVNILIANNNYHYLAVEKIKLGAFVLPTATITTSNSAVCSNETQPIVTFTGSGGVAPYTFTYKINGGLDIITSQSIGNSVTLNAPTNVVGSFEYKLVSVKDSSGATQSQTSSTTITVSSLPVVNFTFTNDNSCSGTAVQFNSNVTGSGTYTYAWDFGDGSTSVLQNPSYVFNNTNGNTTQSFNVTLKITNTNGCVNSITKTISIKSPGATLNSNVDSDTFNGFPIFKVCTNDISQIDFINTSITSSTDTNCVIDWGDTTPNFTATTFSATSHTYSVGLWTLTYTVTGQDGCVTTRIYKVFVGNNPAVGIGNPGNTNICISSPLTFPITGTENNPPGTIYTITFNDGSDSTTFNHPPPASITHTFLKSSCGVTSSGLQNSFSATIKASNPCDVSFGYVIPIRVSEPPVANFTLPQTKVCTNTQVCFTDSSTGGATATNSSCVNPKIVWSISPLTGFTLNSGTLGSDNNGSENTSTWTFGTNSICPVFSVPGTYTITLKTGNSCEIDEIVKTICVEAPPVPIFTLSTTDGCGPLSVSTTNTTDTTNSCDTTYLWDVTYTAANCGTTSSYNYISGSSTSASPVFSFENPGIYSITLTATNSCGSFTSAAQTITVKQPPIVVVNAIATNCVNSPITPSVLVNSCSTTPNSALEYLWTFTGGTPSTSTSVTPPMVSYAIPGNYSIKLDVKNECGTTSAISNTFTINPIPIIQNETKSICNSSSFIITPSVLTAGNVIPSGTTFSWGAPVVTGGITGGQSGTNQTTINGTLTNPTNAVQTATYIVTPSSGDCPGMPFIVIINVSSQIVITTSQTNVSCFGESDGTATATATAGTTPYTYSWDTTPVQNSATATGLAEGTYTVTVTDASSCTNSQTITITQPMVLNASISAQTDVSCFGGSNGSATVLATGGTAPYTYSWNTSPVQTSATASVLLAGTYIVTITDSKGCSKTQSVTINQPSAVLDSSISAQTNVSCFGSNTGSATVSVTGGTAPYLYSWNTIPVQTSPTAVGLIAGTYTVTITDAKGCSKNQSVTISQPATGLTAAISSQTNLTCFGGNNGSATVTASGGVGGLTYSWNTNPVQTLATANGLKAGTYTVTVKDENNCSKTEQVIITQPNEIVITTSQTNVSCFGDSDGTATATATAGTTPYAYSWNTIPVQTTAKAIGLSVGTYTVTVTDANSCKKSQTITITQPMVLDASISAQTDVSCFGSNTGSATVLTTGGTAPYSYSWNTSPVQTLATASGLLAGTYIVTITDSKGCSKAKSVTINQPSAVLDSSISAQTDVSCFGSNTGSATILATGGTAPYLYSWNTIPVQTSSVGSGLSAGTYTVTITDAKGCSKNQSVTISQPATGLTAAISSQTNLTCFGGNNGSATITASGGVGVLTYSWNTNPVQTLATANGLKAGTYTVTVQDENNCSKTEQVIITQPNEIVISGVQTNVSCFGENDGTATVSVTGGTAPYAYSWNTISVQTAAKATGLAVGTYVVTVTDVNGCFNTHSVTITQPLLGLSSSISNSNNVSCSGGNNGNATVLATGGTAPYSYSWNTSPIQNLATATELTAGTYTVSVTDFNGCSTSSSITITEPVGVTATINQTNVLCAGDNTGSATVFTTGGVGSYSYSWDTIPIQNSSTATNLKAGIYTVTISDENNCSITKQVTITEPNGIITSISSQTNVTCFGDNTGAATILASGGNGTLSYSWNTIPINTTATATGLSAGKYAVTVTDANNCSKIQIITITEPNDILITTDLKKDISCFGNANGSIAITITGGTPNYTFAWTKNGTAYETTEDLSNLGPGVYEVTVSDANNCVPKTAIFTIVEPPILALNLVSQTNILCFGDASGAITTNVVGGNAPYTYAWTGPNGFTSSIPNLIAILAGTYSLKVTDNSGCSVNLLPVTITQPLEISIVAATSPIICYGGNDASIDLTISGGISPYQTVWDTMATGTFQDNLSAGDYVITVTDASGCEKKITVNIPNPPVFSVNPIVKQISCFGAKDASINLNLVGGLSPVKLVWNDGSTSGLTRNNLGPGTYIATITDGKPCVITKTFIIQEPQPLVVGANITNALDCSNANSGAINLLVSGGTAPYSYVWNNGSVTEDLNNVPGGNYMVTVTDSRGCVQTKQYVITRPDPISIDVSTQLIFDCNVKTVSLKNIALASGGVPPFIYDWSSGTVSGIDKTVMETDQNGVVILMVTDALGCSANKTLNIDVPKIGGTSFTSSSYANTTYGSYSIQDPIQFANTATGDYETIVWDFGDGSVSNEENPIHTFVKEGNYVVTQTVAYAFGCEYKYTITLKIDKGYKLITPNGFTPNDDGINETFKPVFIGITSIQLDVYDTWGELIYTEIGETLRGWDGKIKGKESENGNYYYKVKASTFYGGIINENGPFTLIK
- a CDS encoding Crp/Fnr family transcriptional regulator, whose product is MHSQIKKIFPSFSNELIAEIEANDSIKSFESGSTIMRTGQYIKNTVLVTKGQIKVYREGEDGGEFFMYYLQPGQACAISMVCATKNEKSQIMAKVVEDAELIMVPLSLMDTWMMKHRSWYEFVIHTYRSRFEEVLEVIDSIAFRAMDERLEFYLKRHKDACGCKDLKLSHQEIASELNTSREVISRLLKKMEQRNLLKLHRNHIELLK